The following proteins are encoded in a genomic region of Alistipes shahii WAL 8301:
- a CDS encoding WbuC family cupin fold metalloprotein: MLIDNKLLDEVAALARTSERLRMNRDMRNSTDDTSQRMLNALEIGTVLPIHRHPTTSETQLLLRGKIDVMFYDDHRREIERFHLDPRNGMYGVDIPAGTWHNLVVIEPAVIFEAKDGTYKPISPEDVL; encoded by the coding sequence ATGCTTATCGACAATAAACTTCTGGACGAGGTAGCGGCATTGGCCCGAACCTCGGAACGCCTCCGCATGAACCGCGACATGCGAAATTCTACGGACGACACATCGCAACGGATGCTGAATGCGTTGGAGATCGGCACCGTGCTACCAATTCACCGGCATCCTACGACATCCGAGACCCAACTTCTGCTGCGTGGAAAGATCGACGTAATGTTCTACGATGATCATCGCCGTGAGATCGAGCGCTTCCACCTCGATCCTCGAAACGGAATGTATGGCGTCGATATTCCGGCCGGTACCTGGCATAATCTCGTTGTCATTGAGCCTGCCGTCATCTTCGAAGCCAAGGACGGAACCTATAAGCCCATCTCGCCCGAGGACGTTTTATAG
- a CDS encoding SDR family NAD(P)-dependent oxidoreductase, which produces MKRRVFITGGAHGIGKGIVEAFARQGDEVVFCDIDSVLSAQTAAETGARFCQLDVTDAVSLERCMRELFETWGDIDILVNNVGISPFKPLTELSIEEFDRVIATNLRPVFITSRQLALHRQQNGNHNYGRIINLCSTRYLQSEAGTEAYSASKGGIYSLTHSLAVSLAPLHITVNAIAPGWIHVREEEQLRPEDHAFHPSGRVGTPEDIARACLFLCDEANDFLNGQTLTIDGGATIRMIYPE; this is translated from the coding sequence ATGAAAAGACGCGTATTCATTACGGGCGGTGCCCACGGAATCGGAAAGGGTATCGTCGAGGCCTTTGCCCGACAAGGTGATGAAGTGGTCTTCTGCGACATCGATTCCGTCCTCAGTGCCCAAACCGCAGCCGAAACCGGAGCCCGGTTCTGTCAGCTGGATGTTACCGATGCCGTCAGCCTCGAAAGATGCATGCGGGAGCTCTTCGAGACCTGGGGCGACATCGACATCCTGGTGAACAACGTCGGGATCAGCCCCTTCAAGCCCCTCACCGAACTGTCGATCGAGGAGTTCGACCGGGTCATCGCCACCAACCTGCGCCCGGTCTTCATCACCTCCCGCCAGTTGGCGCTCCACCGCCAGCAGAACGGCAACCACAACTATGGCCGCATCATCAACCTCTGCTCGACCCGCTACCTGCAGAGCGAGGCCGGAACCGAGGCCTACTCCGCTTCGAAGGGCGGCATCTACTCGCTGACCCATTCGCTGGCCGTCTCCCTGGCTCCGCTCCACATCACGGTCAATGCCATAGCCCCGGGTTGGATCCACGTCCGCGAAGAAGAGCAGCTGCGTCCCGAGGATCACGCCTTCCACCCCTCGGGGCGGGTCGGAACCCCGGAAGACATTGCGCGCGCCTGCCTCTTCCTGTGCGACGAGGCAAACGATTTTCTCAACGGGCAGACTCTGACAATCGACGGCGGTGCCACCATCCGAATGATCTACCCGGAATAG
- a CDS encoding translocation/assembly module TamB domain-containing protein has translation MLKKILKHTLRTLLVILLVLLLVPALLYVPAVQDLARRRAVAYASRTLGMEVSVERIRLAFPLRLTVDNTLLADRTDTLLRCGRLSLDAALWPLIRKEVVIRSFALERVAAHYKDTLAGMDLRLAAGELSLEAVRADLSANTAGISRLVLADADIRLNLTEAAPAEKKESAAALPWTVGLDRIAVSSLAFGMRTSPAVSELSVRLADGSVDTCRVLLDSQQVSVKSVLLDRGAYSYLTGPAEAESGTSAGTTEASAPWTVRVGRVALTDNSVEYGRLGHRPAAGFDPAFIALAPLDLTIDSVYNRGADIALQIRRTAFTERCGLSVRDLTGRFGMDASGIVLSGLDLQTAFSRIRAELTAGAGILKLEPASPLDAALSADLNTKDLKYLSPEAVPPVLDDRTVRLSFSAAGTLSDLGKTQLEISSPGHLDLKADAAAKNLLDANRMEASARFEGDFRDLAFLKALLPDTVLRRRVAIPALIRLRGSAGADRGTFSTASTLSADGGELSVKGRFNPREQSYDAAIRADSFPLNSFLPADSLGIVDLALQARGTGFDPLLPRTRTSLRAQIDRAEFGGRDFGGIELDAELDSQRLSGRISDRDEALRLLLSVSGTLTEREQRIGLSGSVFGFDLAALGVSPEPIGGSFALDASASAAGKGAYAARIALDSIEIRNKHRTDRIRPTSVSLHTDSAATRAEAASGDLSLTFSTPQSADSLIAALTRSARTLAGQIDAQSIDMEQLKPALPDFALRVSAGPDNILNSLLKSRKIAFDALNAEGANCDSLPVSIRLRTEGLAYGNVVLDTVTADIRQNGKRLEYALGLANAPENLDNIARAGLYGHLVRNTGQANLYQRNRAGREGFRFGLDVTWTDSLVRASVTPPDPLFGFEPWTVNRGNYLAYRFDKRVEADLDMTHGDQRFAIRTTPGGDADDDIRLDIAGLNVGPALGLFPSAPPVDGVLGANLTLNLAADSLSLRGGVSVAELTYDKQRFGSVDLGLFYKQDRGHLADARLTLDGAEVLTVQGDCREGRESPLDLTVTVPGFPLQRANVFLPADLLRLSGSLQARVHAGGTPERPKLDGGVRFAGTDVRVPMIGTSFGLSADTIRIAGSRILFDEYAVYAPNKSALTVGGEVSLADFGRMTADLALRASDFQFVDVARKAGTAVYGKAYLDLGATTKGPVDELVVRGNVALLGGTDINYVMQDSPMDVKERPQNVVTFVSFSELDTQTPDDTPQEVRIGGMDVLINVDINNDVQAAVDLSADGSNRIDLRGGGNLTYTMNPLGDVRLSGKYVLSGGSVRYNPPVISQKIFKITPDSYVEWIGDIADPAFNITAVETVRANVSSDGQDSRPVNFDISINIRNSLNDLAISFGLAAPEDLAMQNQLNSLTAEQRANQAMNLLIYNTYTGPGTTAKVSSENPLNTFIQKELNQWAQNNLKGVDLSFGIDSHGEDDPNGQRTDYSYRLSKNLFNNRVRAVIGGKFSTDADPSQNLKENLIDDISLEYMLTKRDNMYLKVFRHTGYESILEGEITETGVGFVIRKKLSRLGDLFKPMRPKTKKPRK, from the coding sequence ATGCTGAAAAAAATTCTCAAACATACGCTCCGGACGCTGCTCGTCATTCTCCTCGTCCTGCTGCTGGTCCCGGCGCTGCTCTATGTTCCGGCCGTTCAGGACCTGGCCCGGCGACGGGCCGTCGCCTATGCCTCCCGGACGCTCGGCATGGAGGTCTCCGTCGAACGCATCCGCCTCGCCTTTCCGCTGCGGCTGACGGTGGACAACACCCTGCTGGCCGACAGGACGGACACGCTCCTTCGCTGCGGAAGGCTCTCGCTCGACGCCGCCCTGTGGCCGCTGATCCGCAAAGAGGTCGTCATCCGGAGCTTCGCGCTGGAACGCGTCGCCGCCCACTACAAGGACACCTTGGCGGGCATGGATCTGCGCCTGGCTGCGGGAGAGTTGTCCCTCGAAGCCGTCCGCGCCGATCTTTCGGCCAACACGGCCGGCATCTCCCGGCTCGTTCTCGCCGACGCGGACATCCGGCTGAACCTGACCGAAGCGGCTCCCGCCGAGAAAAAGGAGAGCGCCGCCGCCCTGCCGTGGACGGTGGGACTCGACAGAATCGCGGTCTCGAGCCTCGCCTTCGGGATGCGGACCTCCCCTGCGGTCTCCGAACTCTCCGTCCGCCTGGCCGACGGGAGCGTCGACACCTGCCGGGTGCTGCTGGACAGCCAGCAGGTCTCCGTGAAAAGCGTCCTGCTCGACCGGGGCGCCTACTCCTACCTCACCGGACCGGCCGAAGCGGAAAGCGGGACTTCCGCCGGGACGACCGAAGCGTCGGCACCATGGACCGTCCGGGTCGGCCGCGTCGCGCTGACCGACAACAGCGTCGAATACGGCCGGCTGGGCCACCGTCCCGCCGCGGGGTTCGACCCGGCGTTCATCGCCCTCGCGCCGCTCGACCTCACGATTGATTCGGTGTACAACCGGGGCGCCGACATCGCGCTGCAAATCCGCCGGACGGCGTTCACCGAACGCTGCGGGCTTTCGGTCCGCGACCTGACCGGACGTTTCGGCATGGACGCCTCGGGCATCGTCCTCTCCGGCCTCGACCTGCAAACCGCCTTCTCCCGAATCCGGGCGGAGCTCACCGCCGGGGCCGGAATCCTGAAACTGGAGCCGGCTTCGCCGCTCGACGCCGCCCTTTCGGCCGACCTGAACACAAAGGACCTGAAATACCTCTCCCCGGAGGCGGTCCCGCCCGTGCTGGACGACCGGACCGTCCGGCTATCGTTCTCCGCGGCGGGAACTCTGAGCGACCTCGGAAAGACGCAGCTGGAAATCTCGTCGCCCGGACACCTCGACCTCAAGGCCGACGCCGCGGCGAAAAACCTGCTCGACGCCAACCGGATGGAGGCGTCAGCCCGCTTCGAGGGCGACTTCCGGGACCTTGCGTTCCTCAAGGCGCTGCTCCCCGACACGGTCCTGCGGAGGCGCGTGGCGATTCCGGCCCTGATCCGGCTCCGCGGCTCCGCCGGGGCGGACAGGGGGACGTTCTCGACGGCTTCGACACTCTCGGCCGACGGCGGCGAACTTTCCGTGAAGGGGCGGTTCAACCCCCGCGAACAGAGTTACGACGCCGCGATCCGGGCCGACAGCTTCCCGCTCAACAGTTTCCTCCCGGCCGATTCGCTGGGGATCGTCGACCTGGCCCTGCAAGCCCGCGGCACGGGCTTCGACCCGCTGCTGCCCCGGACCCGGACGAGCCTCCGGGCGCAGATCGACCGCGCGGAGTTCGGCGGACGCGACTTCGGGGGCATCGAACTCGACGCAGAACTCGACAGCCAGCGTCTTTCGGGACGGATCTCCGACCGCGACGAGGCGCTCCGGCTGCTGCTGTCCGTCTCCGGAACGCTGACCGAACGCGAACAGCGCATCGGCCTCTCGGGCAGCGTCTTCGGGTTCGACCTGGCCGCGCTGGGCGTCAGCCCGGAGCCGATCGGCGGATCGTTCGCCCTCGATGCCTCCGCATCCGCCGCCGGAAAGGGGGCCTATGCCGCCCGCATCGCGCTGGACAGCATCGAAATCCGGAACAAACACCGGACGGACCGCATCCGCCCGACGAGCGTCTCGCTGCACACCGACTCGGCCGCAACCCGGGCCGAAGCGGCTTCCGGCGACCTGTCGCTGACGTTCTCCACGCCCCAATCCGCTGACTCGCTGATCGCGGCGCTGACCCGGAGCGCCCGGACGCTGGCCGGACAGATCGACGCGCAGAGCATCGACATGGAGCAATTGAAACCCGCGCTCCCCGACTTCGCCCTGCGGGTCTCGGCGGGTCCCGACAACATCCTCAACAGCCTGCTGAAATCCCGGAAGATCGCCTTCGACGCGCTGAACGCCGAAGGGGCGAACTGCGACTCGCTGCCCGTTTCGATCCGCCTGCGCACGGAGGGACTGGCCTACGGGAACGTGGTCCTCGACACCGTGACGGCCGACATCCGCCAGAACGGGAAACGGCTGGAATACGCCCTCGGGCTGGCGAACGCCCCCGAGAACCTCGACAACATCGCCCGGGCCGGACTGTACGGCCACCTCGTGCGGAACACCGGGCAGGCGAACCTTTACCAGCGCAACCGCGCCGGCCGCGAAGGATTCCGCTTCGGGCTGGACGTGACGTGGACCGACAGCCTGGTCCGCGCGAGCGTGACGCCTCCCGACCCGCTGTTCGGTTTCGAGCCGTGGACGGTCAATCGCGGCAACTACCTCGCATACCGCTTCGACAAGCGCGTGGAGGCCGACCTCGACATGACCCACGGCGACCAGCGGTTCGCGATCCGCACGACCCCGGGCGGCGACGCCGACGACGACATCCGCCTCGACATCGCCGGACTGAACGTCGGTCCGGCGCTGGGGCTGTTCCCCTCGGCCCCGCCCGTCGACGGCGTGCTGGGCGCGAACCTGACGCTGAATCTCGCGGCGGACAGCCTCTCCCTCCGGGGCGGGGTCTCGGTGGCGGAGCTGACCTACGACAAACAGCGTTTCGGCAGCGTCGACCTCGGGCTGTTCTACAAACAGGACCGGGGACACCTCGCCGACGCGCGTCTGACGCTCGACGGAGCCGAGGTGCTGACCGTGCAGGGGGACTGCCGCGAGGGGCGCGAAAGCCCGCTCGACCTGACGGTGACCGTCCCGGGCTTCCCCTTGCAGCGGGCCAACGTCTTCCTGCCCGCCGACCTGCTCCGCCTTTCGGGCAGCCTTCAGGCCAGGGTCCACGCGGGCGGCACTCCCGAGCGGCCGAAACTCGACGGAGGCGTGCGGTTCGCCGGGACCGACGTCCGCGTCCCGATGATCGGCACGTCGTTCGGCCTCTCCGCGGACACGATCCGCATCGCCGGCAGCCGCATCCTGTTCGACGAATACGCGGTTTACGCCCCGAACAAAAGCGCGCTGACCGTCGGCGGCGAGGTCAGCCTCGCCGACTTCGGGCGCATGACGGCCGACCTCGCGCTGCGGGCCTCGGATTTCCAGTTCGTCGACGTGGCCCGCAAGGCCGGCACGGCGGTCTACGGCAAGGCCTATCTCGACCTCGGCGCCACGACCAAAGGTCCCGTGGACGAACTCGTCGTCCGCGGCAACGTCGCCCTGCTGGGCGGCACGGACATCAACTACGTCATGCAGGACTCGCCGATGGACGTGAAGGAACGCCCGCAGAATGTCGTGACGTTCGTCTCGTTCAGCGAGCTGGACACCCAAACCCCGGACGACACGCCGCAGGAGGTACGCATCGGGGGCATGGACGTGCTTATAAACGTCGACATCAACAACGACGTGCAGGCCGCCGTGGACCTCTCGGCCGACGGCAGCAACCGGATCGACCTCCGGGGCGGCGGCAACCTCACCTACACGATGAACCCGCTGGGCGACGTCCGCCTGTCGGGCAAATACGTGCTTTCGGGCGGAAGCGTGCGCTACAACCCGCCCGTCATCTCGCAGAAAATCTTCAAAATCACGCCGGACAGCTACGTCGAATGGATCGGCGACATCGCCGACCCGGCCTTCAACATCACGGCCGTCGAGACCGTGCGGGCCAACGTCTCCTCCGACGGGCAGGACTCCCGGCCGGTGAATTTCGACATCTCGATCAACATCCGCAACTCGCTCAACGACCTGGCGATCAGTTTCGGCCTGGCGGCCCCCGAGGACCTCGCCATGCAGAACCAGCTGAACTCGCTGACGGCCGAGCAGCGCGCCAACCAGGCGATGAACCTGCTGATCTACAACACCTACACCGGCCCGGGAACGACCGCGAAAGTCAGCTCCGAGAATCCGCTCAACACGTTCATCCAGAAGGAGCTGAACCAATGGGCGCAGAACAACCTCAAGGGCGTGGACCTCTCCTTCGGCATCGACTCCCACGGCGAAGACGACCCCAACGGCCAGCGCACCGACTACTCCTACCGGCTCTCGAAAAACCTCTTCAACAACCGCGTGCGGGCGGTCATCGGCGGCAAGTTCAGCACCGACGCCGACCCGTCGCAGAACCTCAAGGAGAACCTGATCGACGACATTTCGCTGGAATACATGCTCACCAAACGCGACAACATGTACCTGAAAGTCTTCCGCCACACGGGCTACGAGAGCATCCTCGAAGGCGAGATCACCGAAACGGGCGTGGGTTTCGTCATCCGCAAGAAACTGTCGCGGCTGGGCGACCTGTTCAAGCCGATGCGTCCCAAAACCAAAAAACCGAGAAAATGA
- a CDS encoding BamA/TamA family outer membrane protein, with translation MSPQRIRNIVLPLCAVLLAASCSTTRRLGSDEVLYTGVKKILIEPDSGVVLTPAAESAVKEPLSVAPNNPLYSPYLRTPLPVGLWAYNYLYTPKEKGFKYWFYKRLAKQPVLISKVQPQLRTKVAEQVLENYGYFGSRAADSLLYRKRGRKAKVRYTLGIAPAWHYSSIAYPQVGGGLKQLIDSLQATSLLRVGAQYNLDSLTLERKRISQLLRNRGYYYFRPEYMEYLADTTAGRRQVALRLNLRPNVPQAALMPYRVGDVTVRLTNIKPGPADTLRLPDATVIAQRPLKIRPRVLSRALTLRPGQLFTVDAQNRTQTDLNKLGIFRSVNLSVTPLDSLRGSDTLDVEIDARFDYPLEAALETDVTSKSNSFIGPGVTFRVSNNNLFHGGEVLSVKLNGSYEWQTGNKNSGGRSSRLNSYELGLNANLDIPRLLLPRSMTRRQKYPGSTSFQLGVDLMNRPSFFRLIAFSGSAGYNFQTSPYSRHSLTVFKLTYNKLLHTTDSFDRTMDENPAIAMSFRNQFVPSINYTYTFERTYGATGNRRFYWQNSVTSAGNLLSGILRAFGERQPQTLFGNRFSQFVKEVSEVKFYHRIGRRNNWLATRLLVGAGYAYGNSEVMPYSEQFYIGGANSIRAFTIRSLGPGSYRPPADDRNGYLDQTGDFKLEANIEYRFGIMGRLNGAVFLDAGNIWLLKKDPKRPGAELKWKGFLNDIALGTGFGLRYDISYLVIRADLGIGLHTPYPNPDKKGYYNISSFKDGLGFHLAIGYPF, from the coding sequence ATGAGTCCGCAGCGCATCCGAAACATCGTTCTGCCCCTCTGCGCCGTGCTGCTGGCGGCCTCCTGCTCCACCACCCGGCGGCTGGGGAGCGACGAGGTGCTGTATACGGGCGTGAAAAAGATCCTCATCGAGCCGGATTCGGGCGTCGTGCTCACTCCGGCGGCCGAGTCGGCGGTGAAGGAACCGCTGTCGGTCGCACCGAACAATCCGCTTTACAGCCCCTACCTCCGCACCCCGCTGCCCGTCGGGCTGTGGGCCTACAACTACCTCTATACGCCGAAGGAGAAAGGATTCAAATACTGGTTCTACAAGCGGCTGGCCAAACAGCCGGTGCTGATCTCCAAGGTACAGCCGCAGCTGCGCACGAAGGTCGCCGAGCAGGTCCTCGAAAATTACGGGTACTTCGGCTCCCGCGCCGCCGACTCCCTGCTCTACCGCAAGCGCGGCCGCAAGGCGAAAGTCCGGTACACGCTCGGCATCGCACCCGCATGGCACTATTCGTCCATCGCCTATCCGCAGGTCGGCGGGGGTCTGAAACAGCTGATCGACAGCCTGCAAGCCACCTCCCTGCTGCGCGTCGGGGCGCAGTACAACCTCGACTCGCTCACGCTCGAGCGCAAACGCATCTCCCAGCTGCTCCGCAACCGGGGCTACTACTATTTCCGTCCCGAATACATGGAGTACCTGGCCGACACGACCGCCGGCCGACGGCAGGTCGCCCTGCGCCTGAACCTCCGGCCGAACGTTCCGCAGGCGGCCCTCATGCCCTACCGCGTGGGCGACGTCACGGTCCGCCTGACCAACATCAAACCCGGCCCTGCGGATACGCTGCGCCTGCCGGACGCGACCGTCATCGCCCAGCGGCCGCTGAAAATCCGCCCCCGGGTCCTGTCCCGCGCCCTGACGCTCCGGCCCGGGCAGCTCTTCACCGTCGACGCCCAGAACCGGACGCAGACCGACCTCAACAAACTGGGGATCTTCCGCTCCGTCAACTTGAGCGTCACGCCGCTCGACTCGCTGCGCGGCTCCGACACGCTCGACGTGGAGATCGACGCCCGGTTCGACTACCCGCTGGAGGCGGCCCTGGAGACCGACGTCACCTCGAAGTCGAACAGCTTCATCGGCCCGGGCGTCACCTTCCGGGTCAGCAACAACAACCTCTTCCACGGCGGCGAGGTCCTCTCCGTGAAGCTGAACGGCTCCTACGAATGGCAGACGGGCAACAAGAATTCCGGGGGACGCTCCTCGCGGCTCAACTCCTACGAACTGGGGCTGAACGCCAACCTCGACATCCCGAGGCTGCTGCTGCCCCGGAGCATGACGCGCCGGCAGAAATACCCGGGGAGCACGTCGTTCCAGCTGGGCGTCGACCTGATGAACCGTCCCAGCTTCTTCCGGCTGATCGCCTTCAGCGGTTCGGCGGGCTACAACTTCCAGACCTCCCCGTACAGCCGCCATTCGCTGACGGTCTTCAAGCTCACCTACAACAAACTGCTCCACACGACCGACTCCTTCGACCGGACGATGGACGAAAATCCGGCCATCGCCATGAGTTTCCGCAACCAGTTCGTGCCCTCGATCAACTACACCTACACCTTCGAGCGAACCTACGGCGCCACGGGCAACCGGCGCTTCTACTGGCAGAACAGCGTCACGTCGGCCGGCAACCTGCTTTCGGGCATCCTGCGGGCCTTCGGCGAGCGGCAGCCCCAGACCCTCTTCGGCAACCGTTTTTCGCAGTTCGTCAAGGAGGTCAGCGAAGTGAAGTTCTACCACCGCATCGGCCGCCGCAACAACTGGCTGGCGACGCGTCTCCTCGTCGGCGCGGGCTACGCCTACGGCAATTCGGAGGTGATGCCTTACAGCGAACAGTTCTACATCGGCGGTGCCAACAGCATCCGCGCCTTCACCATCCGGTCGCTCGGCCCGGGCAGCTACCGCCCGCCCGCGGACGACCGCAACGGCTACCTCGACCAGACGGGCGACTTCAAACTGGAAGCCAACATCGAATACCGCTTCGGCATCATGGGGCGGCTCAACGGAGCCGTCTTCCTCGACGCCGGAAACATCTGGCTGCTGAAGAAAGACCCCAAACGTCCCGGAGCCGAACTCAAATGGAAAGGCTTCCTGAACGACATCGCGCTGGGAACAGGCTTCGGACTGCGCTACGACATCAGTTACCTGGTCATCCGCGCCGACCTCGGCATCGGCCTGCACACCCCCTATCCGAACCCGGACAAGAAGGGCTACTACAACATTTCCAGTTTCAAGGACGGTCTCGGATTCCACCTGGCCATCGGGTATCCGTTCTAA
- a CDS encoding flavodoxin family protein, giving the protein MKVLLINGSPRREGNTFIALSEAARALEAEGVGAEIVSIGTKAVQGCIACGKCAELGRCVFNDALYNEVREKLVGADALVVGSLVYYAGPNGSLCALLDRLFYSCSDRLAYKPAAAVAVCRRGGASATFDRLNKYFTISNMPVVSSQYWNSVHGRLPGEAAQDAEGLQTMRVLARNMARMLRAGLLASEGRPEPEERVVTSFIR; this is encoded by the coding sequence ATGAAAGTACTGCTTATCAACGGAAGTCCCCGCCGCGAGGGGAACACCTTCATCGCGCTTTCCGAAGCGGCCCGCGCGCTCGAAGCCGAGGGCGTCGGGGCGGAGATCGTCTCGATCGGAACCAAGGCCGTGCAGGGATGCATCGCCTGCGGAAAGTGCGCCGAACTGGGGCGCTGCGTCTTCAACGACGCGCTTTACAACGAGGTTCGCGAGAAACTCGTCGGGGCCGACGCCCTGGTGGTCGGTTCGCTGGTCTACTATGCCGGGCCGAACGGGTCGCTGTGCGCCCTGCTGGACCGGCTGTTCTACTCCTGTTCCGACCGCCTGGCCTACAAGCCTGCCGCGGCGGTGGCCGTATGCCGCCGGGGCGGGGCGAGCGCGACGTTCGACCGGCTGAACAAGTATTTCACGATTTCAAACATGCCCGTCGTGTCGTCGCAATACTGGAACAGCGTCCACGGGAGGCTGCCGGGCGAGGCGGCGCAGGACGCCGAAGGGTTGCAGACGATGCGCGTGCTGGCCCGCAACATGGCGCGGATGCTCCGGGCCGGACTGCTGGCTTCGGAAGGCCGTCCCGAACCGGAAGAGCGGGTCGTGACGAGTTTTATCCGCTGA
- the ubiE gene encoding bifunctional demethylmenaquinone methyltransferase/2-methoxy-6-polyprenyl-1,4-benzoquinol methylase UbiE, whose protein sequence is MKPYNTDQTKKEEVREMFDNIAPKYDLLNHTLSMSIDRVWRRRVVGEVRRAKPGRILDVATGTGDLAIAMARRIRDVQVLGVDLSEQMLAVARRKIEARGLDGRIVLDRGDAERLAVADASVDVATVAFGVRNFGDLGAGLRELARTIKPGGKVVILEFSRPRNRVFRALYEFYSYKILPRIGGLVSRDKRAYEYLPASVGEFPAPEEFMAMMARAGFRNCRARSQSFGIAQIYIGER, encoded by the coding sequence ATGAAACCATACAATACAGATCAGACCAAAAAGGAGGAGGTGCGCGAGATGTTCGACAACATCGCGCCGAAGTACGACCTGCTGAACCATACGCTTTCGATGAGCATCGACCGCGTGTGGCGCCGCCGCGTGGTCGGCGAGGTGCGCCGCGCAAAGCCCGGCCGCATCCTGGACGTGGCGACCGGAACGGGCGACCTGGCGATTGCCATGGCCCGCCGCATCCGCGACGTGCAGGTGCTCGGGGTGGACCTTTCGGAGCAGATGCTCGCCGTGGCACGCCGCAAGATCGAGGCCCGGGGGTTGGACGGGCGCATCGTCCTCGACCGGGGCGATGCCGAGCGTCTCGCTGTGGCCGATGCGTCGGTCGATGTGGCGACCGTGGCGTTCGGGGTGCGCAACTTCGGAGACCTCGGGGCCGGGCTGCGCGAACTGGCCCGCACAATAAAACCCGGGGGCAAAGTCGTTATCCTGGAGTTTTCGCGTCCCCGCAACCGGGTGTTCCGGGCGTTGTACGAATTTTATTCCTACAAAATCCTGCCCCGCATCGGCGGGCTGGTGTCGCGCGACAAACGGGCCTACGAGTATCTTCCGGCCTCGGTCGGGGAGTTTCCCGCGCCGGAGGAGTTCATGGCGATGATGGCCCGGGCGGGATTTCGCAACTGCCGGGCGCGGAGCCAGAGTTTCGGTATCGCACAAATATATATAGGAGAAAGATGA
- a CDS encoding ABC transporter permease — protein MNLAFFIARRMAQPAPGNKPGVMERIAVVSVALGMAVMILAMAVIMGFKREVARKMTGFAAHVAVTDIRGVNALDAQPVRRSAHVEELIRRTDGFVAMAPYAVKGGIVRTADAVGEVMLKGVEADYDWSYFREWLVAGELPRVGGEVRTKDILLSRTLADKLLLGVGDKVEMLFVEPGEMPRRDRFKVAGVYESGMEEMDGVVVVTDIRNVQRLSEWGPDEISGYEILTRSLAGADTFARTLGRTLLYDDAEDSENLAVTSVRERYANIFDWLKAHDVNAAVVIVIMLVVAFFNMTSALLILVLERTRMIGLLKALGMRNGCLRRIFLWRAALVTLRGLAWGNAAGLGLCLVQKWTHLVKLSSEGYLLSEVPVSLGWGWWLALNAGFVAAIVALLVIPTAVVSTVKPEETIRYE, from the coding sequence GTGAATCTCGCCTTTTTCATCGCACGCCGCATGGCGCAGCCCGCGCCCGGGAACAAGCCCGGGGTGATGGAGCGTATCGCCGTGGTGTCGGTGGCGCTGGGGATGGCGGTGATGATCCTCGCGATGGCCGTCATCATGGGCTTCAAACGCGAGGTGGCGCGCAAGATGACGGGGTTTGCGGCTCACGTCGCGGTGACCGACATAAGGGGCGTGAACGCGCTCGATGCGCAGCCCGTGCGCCGCAGCGCGCATGTCGAGGAGCTGATCCGCCGGACCGACGGGTTCGTGGCGATGGCTCCCTATGCCGTCAAGGGGGGCATCGTCCGCACGGCCGACGCCGTGGGCGAGGTGATGCTCAAGGGTGTCGAGGCGGATTACGACTGGTCGTATTTCCGCGAATGGCTCGTCGCGGGGGAGCTGCCCCGTGTGGGCGGCGAGGTCCGCACGAAGGACATCCTGCTGTCGCGCACGCTGGCCGACAAACTGCTGCTGGGCGTGGGCGACAAGGTCGAGATGCTGTTCGTCGAGCCGGGCGAAATGCCGCGCCGCGACCGTTTCAAGGTGGCGGGCGTCTACGAGTCGGGGATGGAGGAGATGGACGGCGTGGTGGTCGTGACGGACATCCGCAACGTGCAGCGGCTCTCGGAGTGGGGACCGGACGAGATTTCGGGCTACGAGATCCTGACGCGCTCGCTGGCTGGCGCCGACACGTTCGCCCGGACGCTGGGCCGGACGCTGTTGTACGATGATGCCGAAGATTCCGAAAACCTCGCCGTGACGAGCGTCCGGGAGCGGTACGCCAATATTTTCGACTGGCTGAAGGCCCACGATGTGAACGCCGCGGTGGTGATCGTCATCATGCTCGTGGTGGCCTTCTTCAACATGACCTCGGCGCTGCTGATCCTCGTGCTGGAGCGGACGCGGATGATCGGCCTGCTGAAAGCCCTCGGGATGCGCAACGGCTGCCTGCGGCGCATCTTCCTCTGGCGGGCGGCGCTGGTGACCCTGCGGGGGCTGGCGTGGGGCAATGCCGCCGGACTGGGGTTGTGCCTCGTGCAGAAATGGACGCATCTGGTGAAGCTCAGCTCCGAGGGATACCTGCTCTCGGAGGTGCCCGTGTCGCTGGGCTGGGGCTGGTGGCTGGCGCTCAACGCGGGGTTCGTCGCCGCGATCGTCGCCCTGCTGGTGATCCCGACGGCCGTGGTCTCCACCGTGAAGCCCGAAGAAACGATTAGATACGAATGA